From a region of the Chitinophaga caseinilytica genome:
- the trpD gene encoding anthranilate phosphoribosyltransferase, translated as MKKILNYLFEHKTFTREGAREILTSIGKGVYNESELAAFMTVFLMRSITIDELLGFRDALLEMCVPVQLEHDVLDIVGTGGDGKNTFNISTLSCFIVAGAGGKVAKHGNYGVSSISGASNVMENLGYKFKSDASKLKQEVDEAGICFLHAPLFHPALKNVAGVRRQLGVRTFFNMLGPLVNPAFAQHQLIGVYSLEMARVYNYLFQQTDKKFAILHSMDGYDEISLTGDTRIITNNGEQDWTPEALGKRKVSAADIYGGNSTEEAAKLFVKILKGEGSWAQHSVVMANAAMGLFCLEKYPTYDECFLAAVESLESGAAYKSFQKLVSLQ; from the coding sequence ATGAAAAAAATACTCAACTATTTATTCGAACATAAAACCTTCACCCGCGAAGGCGCCCGCGAGATCCTCACCAGCATCGGCAAGGGCGTGTACAACGAAAGCGAACTGGCGGCTTTCATGACCGTGTTCCTCATGCGCAGCATCACCATCGACGAGCTGCTCGGTTTCCGCGACGCATTGCTCGAGATGTGCGTGCCCGTTCAGCTGGAGCACGACGTGCTCGATATCGTGGGCACTGGCGGCGATGGTAAAAACACCTTCAACATTTCGACCCTCAGCTGCTTCATCGTGGCCGGCGCGGGTGGGAAGGTGGCCAAGCACGGCAACTATGGCGTGTCTTCCATCAGCGGGGCCTCCAACGTGATGGAGAACCTCGGGTACAAATTCAAGAGCGACGCGTCAAAATTGAAACAGGAAGTGGACGAAGCGGGGATTTGCTTCCTGCACGCGCCCCTGTTCCACCCGGCCCTGAAAAACGTGGCGGGCGTGAGAAGGCAGCTCGGCGTGCGGACGTTCTTCAACATGCTCGGGCCGCTCGTGAACCCCGCGTTCGCGCAACACCAGCTGATCGGCGTGTATAGCCTGGAAATGGCGCGGGTGTACAATTACCTGTTCCAGCAAACCGACAAGAAATTTGCCATCCTCCACAGCATGGACGGTTACGACGAAATTTCACTGACGGGCGATACCCGGATCATCACCAACAACGGCGAACAGGACTGGACGCCGGAGGCGCTGGGCAAGCGGAAAGTGAGCGCGGCCGATATTTACGGCGGCAATTCCACCGAAGAAGCGGCGAAGCTGTTCGTGAAGATATTGAAAGGCGAAGGCAGCTGGGCGCAACATTCCGTGGTGATGGCCAACGCCGCCATGGGCCTGTTCTGCCTCGAAAAGTACCCGACTTACGACGAATGTTTCCTGGCGGCGGTGGAGTCGCTGGAATCGGGCGCAGCATACAAATCATTCCAAAAACTCGTTTCCCTCCAATGA
- a CDS encoding aminodeoxychorismate/anthranilate synthase component II translates to MNILVFDNYDSFTYNLVHLVEKIIGGKVTVVRNDEIALEKVNDFDRIILSPGPGIPEEAGLLLPLIRQYAPTKSIFGVCLGQQAIGEAFGAKLTNLTEVYHGVATPVTVTSRSGRIFQNLPDELEVGRYHSWVVDEKSLPAELEITARDEHGYIMALQHKKFDVSGVQFHPESVLTPQGEQILRNWLGL, encoded by the coding sequence ATGAACATCCTGGTTTTCGATAATTACGATTCATTCACGTATAATCTCGTCCACCTCGTGGAGAAGATCATCGGCGGGAAAGTGACCGTTGTCCGCAACGACGAGATCGCGCTGGAAAAGGTGAACGACTTCGACCGTATTATTTTGTCGCCCGGCCCTGGAATCCCCGAAGAAGCGGGATTGCTGCTGCCGCTCATCCGGCAATACGCGCCCACCAAATCCATCTTCGGTGTTTGTCTTGGCCAGCAGGCCATCGGCGAGGCTTTCGGCGCAAAGCTCACCAATCTGACGGAAGTGTATCATGGCGTGGCTACGCCGGTGACGGTGACTTCGCGCAGCGGGCGCATCTTTCAAAACCTGCCCGACGAGCTGGAAGTAGGGCGTTATCATTCCTGGGTGGTGGATGAAAAATCGTTGCCGGCCGAACTGGAGATCACGGCCCGCGACGAGCATGGGTACATCATGGCGCTGCAACATAAAAAGTTCGACGTCAGCGGTGTGCAATTCCACCCCGAAAGCGTGCTCACGCCGCAAGGGGAGCAGATTTTGCGGAACTGGCTGGGGCTTTGA
- the hisIE gene encoding bifunctional phosphoribosyl-AMP cyclohydrolase/phosphoribosyl-ATP diphosphatase HisIE, with protein MEVNFSKSPDGLVPAIVQDAITRKVLMLGYMNREALDKTLADRKVTFFSRSKNRLWTKGEESGNFLHLVSVAVDCDQDTILVKANPVGPVCHTGADTCWNEANEDDGHFLNRLEQVIRDRKENPTEKSYTASLFAKGINKVAQKVGEEAVELVIEAKDDNRDLFLGEAADLLFHYMILLQAKGFTLEDVTSILKERHKK; from the coding sequence ATGGAGGTGAATTTTTCGAAATCTCCCGACGGACTGGTACCCGCCATCGTGCAGGATGCCATCACCCGGAAGGTGTTGATGCTCGGGTACATGAACCGCGAGGCGCTGGATAAAACGCTGGCCGACAGGAAAGTGACCTTTTTCAGTCGTTCCAAAAACCGGCTGTGGACGAAAGGCGAGGAAAGCGGGAATTTCCTGCATCTCGTGAGCGTGGCGGTGGATTGCGACCAGGACACGATCCTCGTCAAAGCCAATCCCGTTGGGCCCGTTTGCCACACCGGCGCCGATACCTGCTGGAACGAAGCCAATGAAGACGACGGCCATTTCCTCAACCGGCTGGAACAGGTGATCCGCGACCGGAAGGAAAATCCCACGGAGAAATCCTACACGGCTTCGCTGTTCGCCAAAGGCATCAATAAAGTAGCGCAGAAGGTAGGGGAAGAAGCGGTGGAACTGGTGATCGAAGCGAAAGACGATAACCGCGACTTGTTCCTCGGCGAAGCGGCCGACCTGCTTTTCCACTACATGATCCTGCTGCAGGCCAAAGGTTTTACCCTCGAAGACGTAACTTCGATCCTGAAAGAAAGACATAAAAAATGA
- a CDS encoding phosphoribosylanthranilate isomerase: protein MKVKVCGITRAEDIAALAEIGADYAGFIFYPKSPRFAGDKLSGRTVRETGNGKLEKVGVFVQPDLPTLQRTIADYGLDMVQLYGDFPGEFILEVKKSVKVMKAVSIPESATELPVAGTEAFDFLLFDTAGKGHGGTGKQFDWNLFEGYASEQPYFLAGGIGPGDADALLRWREPHLFAADVNSKFESAPGIKDMRLVEAFIKQIKK, encoded by the coding sequence ATGAAAGTAAAAGTATGCGGCATCACCCGGGCGGAAGACATCGCGGCGCTGGCCGAAATCGGTGCAGACTATGCGGGTTTCATCTTCTATCCCAAATCTCCCCGCTTCGCCGGCGACAAACTTTCCGGCAGAACGGTGCGGGAAACGGGGAATGGGAAACTGGAGAAAGTGGGCGTGTTCGTGCAACCCGATTTGCCCACGCTGCAGAGGACGATCGCGGATTACGGGCTGGACATGGTGCAGTTGTACGGGGATTTTCCGGGTGAATTCATCCTGGAAGTGAAGAAATCCGTCAAAGTGATGAAAGCCGTTTCCATTCCTGAAAGCGCGACGGAATTGCCGGTTGCCGGAACGGAAGCGTTCGATTTCCTGCTGTTCGACACCGCGGGGAAAGGGCATGGCGGCACGGGAAAGCAATTCGACTGGAACCTTTTTGAAGGGTACGCTTCGGAGCAGCCGTACTTTTTGGCCGGAGGGATCGGGCCGGGCGATGCGGATGCGCTCCTCCGATGGCGGGAGCCGCACTTGTTTGCTGCGGATGTGAACAGTAAATTTGAATCCGCTCCCGGAATAAAAGATATGCGCCTCGTGGAGGCATTCATCAAACAGATCAAAAAATAA
- a CDS encoding TlpA disulfide reductase family protein, with protein MKKIVFLLAVTAATAAQAQMKVNGTLKGAPGQKLYFVSEDGNWADSTELKADGKFAFVTNVKPAADAMYALFLAGVDFPSLLVSDQPEITIDLDAKDFPVAQSVKAGQQTRWMQEYHKTMRPLQNEAIALNNEARSIGQDESEKQTAFRSKADAFDKKLQNTARQFIKERPQAMASLFLLYGDLQSRLPKSEFAGIFESLDPKVKMSKLGKTVAMSLASEGKTSGPVAAPDFSQADPEGKMVSLSSFRGKYVLIDFWASWCGPCRQENPNVVAAYNKFKNKNFTVFGVSLDKEKSDWLRAIKQDNLSWTQVSDLKGWGNEAAAMYGVRGIPQNFLLDPQGNIIAANLRGSALEQKLAEVLK; from the coding sequence ATGAAAAAGATCGTATTCCTGCTGGCGGTAACGGCAGCAACGGCGGCACAGGCGCAAATGAAAGTGAACGGGACGCTGAAGGGCGCACCAGGTCAGAAGCTCTACTTCGTCAGCGAAGACGGCAACTGGGCCGATTCTACCGAGTTGAAGGCGGACGGGAAATTCGCTTTCGTGACGAACGTGAAACCCGCTGCAGATGCCATGTACGCGCTGTTCCTCGCCGGGGTCGACTTTCCCTCGCTCCTCGTGAGCGATCAGCCGGAAATTACGATCGACCTGGACGCGAAGGATTTTCCCGTTGCGCAGTCCGTCAAAGCCGGCCAGCAAACCCGCTGGATGCAGGAATACCATAAAACCATGCGGCCCCTTCAGAACGAGGCGATCGCGCTGAACAACGAAGCCCGTTCCATCGGGCAGGACGAATCCGAAAAACAAACAGCTTTCCGCTCGAAGGCCGATGCTTTCGATAAGAAACTGCAAAATACGGCCAGGCAATTCATCAAGGAACGCCCGCAGGCGATGGCCAGCCTGTTCCTCCTGTACGGCGATCTGCAAAGCCGGTTGCCCAAATCCGAATTCGCCGGCATTTTCGAGTCGCTCGATCCGAAAGTGAAAATGTCCAAACTGGGCAAAACCGTAGCCATGAGCCTCGCGTCTGAAGGAAAAACCTCCGGTCCGGTGGCTGCGCCCGATTTTTCGCAGGCCGATCCGGAAGGCAAAATGGTGAGCCTTTCTTCCTTCCGCGGGAAATATGTGCTGATCGATTTCTGGGCCAGCTGGTGCGGGCCCTGCCGCCAGGAGAACCCGAATGTGGTGGCGGCGTACAACAAATTCAAGAACAAGAACTTCACCGTTTTCGGCGTGAGCCTGGACAAGGAGAAATCCGACTGGCTGCGTGCGATCAAACAGGATAACCTCAGCTGGACGCAGGTTTCCGACCTGAAAGGCTGGGGCAACGAAGCGGCCGCCATGTACGGCGTTCGCGGGATCCCCCAGAACTTCCTCCTCGACCCGCAGGGCAACATCATCGCCGCCAACCTGCGCGGATCGGCTTTGGAACAGAAGCT
- the hisH gene encoding imidazole glycerol phosphate synthase subunit HisH produces the protein MKTAILKYNAGNTQSVLFALERLGAEAVVTDDPETLRSADKVIFPGVGEASTAMKYLRDRKLDQVLKDLRQPVLGICLGMQLLCRHSEENDTDCIGVFDLDVKKFESPAGNLLKIPQIGWNNITGLHSVIFEHVPQNAYMYFVHSYFVELGPDTTAIANYVINYSAALQKDNFYAVQFHPEKSADAGQSLIESFLKL, from the coding sequence ATGAAAACTGCCATCCTGAAATATAACGCCGGCAATACGCAGTCCGTCCTCTTCGCCCTCGAAAGGCTGGGCGCGGAAGCCGTGGTGACAGACGATCCGGAAACGCTCCGTTCGGCCGATAAAGTGATCTTCCCCGGCGTGGGCGAAGCCAGCACCGCCATGAAGTACCTGCGCGACCGGAAGCTGGACCAGGTGCTTAAAGACCTCCGGCAGCCCGTGCTGGGTATTTGCCTGGGCATGCAGCTGCTGTGCCGCCATTCGGAAGAAAACGATACGGATTGCATCGGGGTGTTCGACCTCGATGTGAAGAAATTCGAATCGCCGGCGGGCAACCTGCTGAAAATACCGCAAATCGGCTGGAACAATATCACCGGCCTGCATTCCGTGATTTTCGAACATGTACCGCAGAATGCTTATATGTATTTCGTGCACAGTTACTTCGTGGAACTGGGGCCGGATACGACCGCCATCGCCAATTACGTGATCAATTACAGCGCCGCGCTGCAGAAAGATAATTTCTACGCCGTGCAGTTTCATCCGGAAAAGTCGGCCGACGCAGGCCAAAGCCTCATCGAAAGCTTCCTGAAACTGTGA
- the trpC gene encoding indole-3-glycerol phosphate synthase TrpC, whose product MKNILDKIVAHKHGEVAEREKGRSVQELERLPMFGREALSLKSFLTQPGRNGIIAEFKRKSPSKGVINADATVVEVTTAYARNGASGLSVLTDTEFFGGSMDDLQQARAANNIPILRKDFVIGEYQIVEAKAIGADVVLLIAECLTKAEVKHLAEFAHNLGLEVLLEVHTADQLEKITPHTHLVGINNRDLKTFQVDIYRSMELLKQIPDSYPKVAESGMDDPKTIVELRNAGFSGFLIGEHFMKAEHPAQAFENFTRQLAAL is encoded by the coding sequence ATGAAAAATATCCTCGACAAGATCGTAGCCCACAAGCACGGAGAAGTAGCGGAACGCGAGAAGGGCAGGAGCGTACAGGAGCTGGAGCGCTTGCCCATGTTCGGGCGGGAGGCGCTTTCCCTGAAAAGTTTCCTCACGCAGCCCGGCCGCAACGGGATCATCGCCGAGTTCAAACGGAAATCGCCGTCGAAGGGCGTGATCAATGCCGACGCTACGGTGGTGGAAGTGACCACGGCGTATGCCCGCAATGGCGCGTCCGGACTGAGCGTGCTGACCGATACCGAGTTTTTCGGCGGTTCGATGGACGATCTGCAGCAGGCGCGTGCCGCCAATAATATTCCCATCCTGCGGAAAGATTTCGTGATCGGCGAATACCAGATCGTGGAAGCCAAAGCGATCGGGGCGGATGTGGTCCTGCTCATCGCCGAATGCCTCACGAAAGCGGAAGTAAAGCACCTCGCGGAATTCGCCCACAACCTGGGCCTGGAAGTGCTGCTGGAGGTGCATACGGCAGACCAGCTGGAAAAGATCACGCCGCATACCCATCTCGTGGGCATCAACAACCGCGACCTGAAAACCTTCCAGGTGGATATTTACCGCTCGATGGAGCTCCTCAAACAGATACCCGACAGCTACCCGAAAGTGGCCGAAAGCGGGATGGACGATCCGAAAACCATTGTAGAGCTGCGCAACGCAGGCTTCAGCGGGTTCCTCATCGGGGAGCATTTCATGAAAGCGGAGCACCCTGCGCAGGCGTTCGAAAACTTCACCCGTCAACTCGCGGCGCTATGA
- the trpB gene encoding tryptophan synthase subunit beta encodes MDIAVNTSHSKYHVNEKGYYGEFGGAYIPEMLYPNVEELRENYLKIMREPAFQQEFEQLLKDYVGRPSPLYFASRLSEKYNTKIYLKREDLNHTGAHKVNNTIGQILLAKRLGKKRIIAETGAGQHGVATATVCALMGLECIVYMGSVDIQRQAPNVARMKMLGATVVPATCGSKTLKDATNEAIRDWINNPVDTHYIIGSVVGPHPYPDMVARFQSVISEEIKKQLKEKTGKELPDYVIACVGGGSNAAGTFFHFTDDESVRLVAVEAAGKGVDSGFSAATSQLGKPGVIHASKTLLMQTDDGQIVEPHSISAGLDYPGVGPMHAHLYASGRGKFLNATDDEALAAAYELSLLEGIIPALESAHALAKLKDLGLQPDDVTVVCLSGRGDKDLETYIKHLK; translated from the coding sequence ATGGATATTGCCGTCAATACTTCCCATTCCAAATACCACGTCAACGAAAAAGGCTACTATGGCGAATTCGGGGGCGCATATATTCCTGAAATGCTCTATCCCAACGTGGAAGAGCTGCGGGAAAACTATCTGAAGATCATGCGCGAGCCTGCTTTTCAGCAGGAATTCGAACAACTGCTGAAAGATTACGTGGGCCGGCCGTCGCCGCTCTATTTCGCCAGCCGGCTTTCCGAAAAATACAACACGAAGATTTACCTGAAACGGGAAGACCTCAACCACACGGGCGCCCACAAGGTCAACAATACCATCGGCCAGATATTGCTCGCCAAGCGCCTCGGCAAAAAGCGCATCATCGCCGAAACCGGCGCCGGCCAGCACGGCGTGGCCACCGCCACCGTCTGCGCCCTCATGGGCCTGGAATGCATCGTGTACATGGGCAGTGTAGACATCCAGCGCCAGGCCCCTAACGTGGCCCGCATGAAAATGCTCGGCGCCACGGTAGTGCCCGCCACCTGCGGCTCCAAAACCCTCAAAGACGCCACGAACGAAGCCATCCGCGACTGGATCAACAATCCGGTAGACACCCATTATATCATCGGTTCCGTGGTAGGGCCCCACCCGTACCCGGATATGGTAGCGCGGTTTCAGTCGGTCATCAGCGAAGAAATCAAAAAACAACTGAAAGAAAAGACCGGCAAGGAATTGCCCGATTACGTGATCGCCTGCGTGGGCGGAGGCTCCAACGCAGCGGGGACTTTCTTCCATTTCACCGACGACGAAAGCGTGCGGCTCGTAGCTGTGGAAGCGGCCGGTAAAGGCGTGGACAGCGGATTTTCCGCGGCTACCTCCCAGCTCGGCAAACCCGGCGTCATCCACGCCAGCAAAACATTGCTGATGCAGACAGACGACGGCCAGATCGTGGAACCGCATTCCATCTCCGCCGGGCTCGACTACCCGGGCGTTGGCCCCATGCATGCACACCTGTACGCCTCCGGCCGGGGGAAATTCCTCAACGCCACCGACGACGAAGCCCTGGCTGCCGCCTATGAGCTCAGTCTCCTCGAAGGCATCATCCCCGCCCTCGAATCGGCCCACGCCCTCGCCAAGCTGAAAGACCTCGGTCTTCAGCCCGACGATGTAACCGTGGTGTGCCTCAGCGGCCGCGGCGACAAGGACCTCGAAACCTATATCAAACACCTGAAATAA
- the hisA gene encoding 1-(5-phosphoribosyl)-5-[(5-phosphoribosylamino)methylideneamino]imidazole-4-carboxamide isomerase — MSVTIRNITTEDTLQLRRDVMYPDWPLDRVTLPHDVDGLHFGLYDGARQVTVVSLFIDGRSAQFRKLATANDQQGKGFGKIMMAHLEKVCRDHGVSRLWCNARASATGFYEALGYHVTSGLFYKDNIAFYKMEIELKSASVDTFTIIPAIDIIDGKCVRLTQGDYDQKKIYNENPLEVAKEFEDAGVKRLHLVDLDGAKKGQVVNWKVLEAVAGKTGLVVDFGGGIKRDEDIRVVFEAGAKLATIGSVAVKQPELFFGWVEQYGAEKIFLGADVKDEKIAVGGWLETTGVSVFDFLRGNMEKGVKEIFCTDIAKDGLLQGPSTELYKKIIAELPGIRLTASGGVSHMGDVEELRAAGLAGVIIGKAIYEGRIQMSELKKLL, encoded by the coding sequence GTGAGCGTAACGATCAGGAATATCACCACGGAAGACACGCTGCAGCTGCGGCGCGACGTGATGTACCCGGATTGGCCGCTGGACCGGGTAACGCTTCCGCACGATGTGGACGGCCTGCATTTCGGCTTGTACGACGGCGCCCGGCAGGTGACCGTCGTTTCCCTTTTCATCGACGGCCGCAGCGCGCAGTTCCGCAAGCTCGCCACCGCCAATGATCAGCAGGGAAAAGGATTCGGGAAGATCATGATGGCACATCTCGAAAAAGTGTGCCGCGATCATGGCGTTTCCCGCCTCTGGTGCAATGCGCGCGCATCCGCCACCGGGTTTTACGAAGCATTGGGGTACCATGTCACCAGTGGCCTGTTTTACAAAGACAATATCGCATTCTACAAAATGGAAATAGAACTGAAATCCGCATCCGTAGACACTTTTACCATTATTCCCGCCATCGATATCATCGACGGGAAATGCGTAAGGCTGACACAGGGCGATTACGATCAAAAGAAAATCTACAACGAAAATCCGCTCGAAGTAGCGAAAGAATTCGAAGACGCGGGCGTGAAGCGCCTGCACCTGGTAGATCTCGACGGGGCCAAAAAAGGCCAGGTCGTGAACTGGAAAGTATTGGAGGCCGTTGCCGGGAAAACAGGACTGGTCGTGGATTTTGGAGGCGGCATCAAGCGGGACGAAGATATCCGCGTGGTGTTCGAAGCCGGCGCGAAACTGGCGACCATCGGCAGTGTGGCCGTGAAGCAGCCGGAACTGTTTTTCGGTTGGGTGGAGCAATACGGCGCGGAGAAAATTTTTCTCGGGGCCGATGTGAAGGATGAGAAAATCGCCGTAGGCGGATGGCTGGAAACCACGGGCGTCAGCGTATTCGACTTCCTCCGCGGCAACATGGAAAAAGGCGTGAAGGAAATTTTCTGTACCGATATCGCCAAAGACGGGCTGCTGCAAGGCCCCAGTACCGAACTGTATAAAAAGATCATCGCCGAACTGCCGGGCATCCGCCTCACAGCCAGCGGCGGTGTGAGCCATATGGGCGATGTGGAAGAGCTCCGCGCCGCGGGGCTCGCCGGCGTCATCATCGGCAAGGCCATTTACGAAGGCCGCATTCAAATGTCTGAACTGAAGAAACTGCTGTAG
- the hisF gene encoding imidazole glycerol phosphate synthase subunit HisF, which yields MLTKRIIPCLDIKDGRTVKGVNFENIRDAGDPVELGALYAAQGADELVFLDITATNERRKTLHALVTDIARHINIPFTVGGGIAAVDDVSVLLGAGADKVSVNTAAFRTPQLLNDLSKEFGSQCVVLAIDTRFEDGDWFVYLNGGRVKTDIRTEDWAREAVERGAGEILLTSMNNDGTKQGFALDITGRLSRNLNVPVIASGGAGTMEHFADVFEKAGADAALAASIFHYKEMEIPDLKNYLYQRGVQIRF from the coding sequence ATGCTCACGAAAAGAATCATACCCTGTCTCGACATCAAGGACGGGCGCACCGTGAAGGGCGTTAATTTCGAAAACATCCGCGATGCCGGAGACCCCGTTGAACTGGGCGCCCTCTACGCCGCCCAGGGCGCCGATGAGCTCGTGTTCCTCGATATCACCGCTACCAACGAGCGCCGCAAAACCCTCCACGCCCTCGTGACCGACATCGCGCGGCACATCAACATCCCGTTCACCGTAGGCGGCGGCATTGCGGCCGTAGACGACGTGAGCGTGCTGCTGGGCGCCGGGGCAGACAAGGTGTCTGTCAACACCGCCGCATTCCGCACCCCGCAACTGCTCAACGACCTGTCGAAGGAATTCGGTTCCCAGTGCGTGGTACTAGCGATCGACACCCGTTTCGAAGACGGCGACTGGTTCGTGTACCTCAACGGCGGCCGCGTGAAAACCGACATCCGCACCGAAGACTGGGCGCGCGAAGCCGTGGAGCGCGGGGCGGGGGAGATCCTGCTCACGTCCATGAACAACGACGGCACCAAACAGGGATTTGCGCTGGATATTACCGGCCGCCTATCCCGGAACCTCAACGTGCCCGTGATCGCTTCCGGCGGCGCGGGGACCATGGAGCATTTCGCCGATGTGTTCGAAAAAGCCGGGGCAGACGCTGCGCTCGCCGCCAGCATCTTCCACTATAAGGAAATGGAAATACCCGATCTGAAAAATTACCTCTATCAAAGAGGCGTGCAGATCCGGTTTTAG
- the trpA gene encoding tryptophan synthase subunit alpha, whose amino-acid sequence MNRIDQLFQQKPKEVLNIYFTAGFPQLGDTLTVLQALQDGGADMAEIGMPFSDPLADGPVIQDSSTRAIANGMKLAVLFEQLKGFRSKIRIPVVLMGYINPVLQYGVENFLRSCQEVGVDGLILPDLPMDEYETEYKPLFEKYGQHLIFLVTPETSEARIRKIDSLSRGFVYAVSSSSTTGKDKDMKLQASYFEKLQSMKLQNPVLVGFGIRDKATFQTACQYSNGAIIGSAFVKAIENSANLQETVQTFVRNIKQ is encoded by the coding sequence ATGAACCGCATCGACCAGCTCTTCCAGCAAAAGCCCAAAGAAGTGCTCAACATATATTTCACCGCCGGTTTCCCGCAGCTCGGCGATACGCTCACCGTACTGCAGGCGCTGCAAGACGGCGGGGCCGACATGGCGGAGATCGGCATGCCCTTCTCCGACCCCCTGGCAGACGGGCCCGTTATCCAGGACAGCAGCACCCGCGCCATCGCGAACGGGATGAAGCTCGCCGTCCTCTTTGAACAGCTCAAAGGCTTCCGCAGCAAAATCCGGATACCCGTGGTGCTCATGGGGTACATCAATCCCGTGTTGCAATACGGTGTGGAAAATTTCCTGCGCAGTTGCCAGGAAGTGGGCGTGGACGGGCTTATCCTGCCCGATCTGCCCATGGATGAATACGAAACCGAATATAAACCGCTCTTCGAAAAATACGGCCAGCACCTCATTTTCCTCGTAACGCCCGAAACCAGCGAAGCCCGCATCCGCAAGATCGACTCCCTGAGCCGGGGATTCGTGTACGCCGTGTCGTCTTCCTCCACCACCGGGAAAGACAAGGACATGAAACTGCAGGCATCCTATTTCGAGAAGTTACAGTCGATGAAACTGCAGAACCCTGTGCTGGTGGGCTTCGGCATCCGCGACAAAGCCACTTTCCAGACGGCTTGCCAATACAGCAACGGCGCCATTATCGGCAGCGCATTCGTGAAAGCCATCGAAAACAGTGCTAACTTGCAGGAAACCGTTCAGACGTTCGTCCGCAACATCAAACAATAG